In Leptotrichia buccalis C-1013-b, the genomic window TTACTTGGAATATTTGGAGAAGCTTATAGTGAAGTATTATTATTAGCACAAAATTTTGGAATAGATACAGAAACTATTGTAAATGCTATTTCAGATTCTAGAATGAGTTCGCCACTATTTCAGGAAAAAAAGATATGTTTACAAACAGAGAATATCCTGCAGCATTTATGCTTAAACATATGACAAAAGACTTGAAATTATCAAATGAAGAAATCGAAAATAGAAAATTATCATTGCCATTAATTCAAAATACAACTAAAAATTATTCAGAAGCATTAGAACAAGGGTATGGAGAACAAGATATGGCAGCTATTTTTGAAATTTTAAGTAAGAAAAATAATTAATTATAAAGTATTTTAATTTTAAACATACATAAATTATATATCAAAAGTCTATTAAAAAAAATAATAGACTTTTTTATTATGTTCTCAAATCTGTTTAAAATCAAACTATAAAAAAAATAAAAACCTAATACTATTCCCCGTTTAAATAGCGAATATTTAATAAATTTTGAATTACATACTATTATTAGTAAAGAATTAAAACTTTTTGTCCTTAACATAGTTCTATTTTATAATGGGATTTAGTATCAGATTATTTTATTTAAATATAGGTTTTTACTATTTTTATTAGTTTTTTCTTTTTTTCGCAGGATTGCTCATTGCCGCAAATCCTTATCTTGCAGTAAAGGTTTATCCTGATAATTAAAATTGTGGCAAGATTGCTACGCAATACCTATGGCTAGACTACAACTTTTTTTTCCCGACTCCGAAACTCCTCCTTATAGTCGTCAAATAGTCGTAGCTGAACAAATAAAAGCTCCGTTGGTTTATTAAAACAAAAAAATTATATTTTAATTATTTTGAAATACTAGATTTTTATCCTTTGTTGGAAAAATTTGTAATAAATTCGTTATTTAAATGGGGTTTAGTATAAAACTAATTTTGAAGTTATTACAAAAATTAAAAGTATTTTTAAAAAAAATATGTTATAATTACAAAAGATATAAATTCAAAAAAAGGAAAGATTAAAAATGAATAGATTAAATTGGAAAAGAATTTATGAAGAACCTGAAAAAAATGATGGTTTTAGAGTGTTCGTAGATAGACTGTGGGCAAGGGGAATAAAAAAAGAAGATGCCAAAATTGATTACTGGGCAAAAGAAATTACACCTACAAAGGAGCTTAGGGAAGATTATCACAAAGGAAGAATTAATTTTGAAACGTTTTCAGCAGGATATTTGAATGAATTGGAAAAAAATCCTGATTTTGATAAGTTTTTACAAAAAATAAAAACTGAACTAATTTCAAAAAATGTTACAATGGTTTTTGCAAGCAAGATTCCTGAAATTAGTCATATTCCGATTTTAAAAAAGTATTTGGAAAATAAATTATAAAAAGAGGAGAAAAAGATGATTGCAACATTATGCTATCTTGAAAAGGATAATAAATATTTGATGTTATACAGAAATAAAAAAGAAATTGATATAAATAAGGGAAAATGGATTGGTGTTGGCGGAAAGCTGGAAAATGGAGAAACTCCTGAACAGTGTTTGGTGCGGGAAGTTTGGGAAGAAACAGGATATAAATTGAATACTTATAAATATAGAGGAATTGTGATTTTTAACTATAATGAAGATGAGCCTTTATTTATATATGTTTACACAAGTTCAGATTTTTCTGGAGTGGAAAAGGAATGTGATGAAGGAGACTTGAAATGGATTCCAAAAGATGAAGTTTTAAACTTAGAATTATGGGAAGGTGATAAAATATTTTTAAAATTATTATTTGAAAATTCTCCATTTTTCTACTTAACTTTAGATTATGAAAATGACAACGTAATTAACTCAAAGCTAGAGTTTAAGCAAAAATATAGCTGTTTTGAAGTTTTTGTACCAGAAAATTATGTGGAAAAAATTGTGGAAAACTTGCAAAGATATTCGCTTTTAACAGAAGGGTTTTATGCAGATGTTTATTCTACGACTGATACAGTTGGGCATTGGAAAACGTTGGAAGGCGGGAATCCTTTTGATGGGGAAGTTGGAAAAGCGAGTATAGCCAATGAGAAAATAATGCGATTTCGGGTAAAAACAGATTTTGAAGAACTGGCGTATCATTTGGTAAAAGAAGCTCATCCCTACGAAACGCCTGTAATTAATGTGTTTAGGATGGAAGTTTAAAAATTTTTTTAGAAAAATTAAAAAAGTAGGAAGGAAAATTGGTTATGAAAAAAATAATTTACGCAATTACTGTTTTTTTAACAATAAATTTTGGCTTGAATGCGTATACTTTGAGGGAAAATGTTCAGGAAACACTTTCAAAAAGAGGAGTGAAGCAAAGTGTAATTGATGAAACAGCGGACTTTTTGTTAGATTCAAGAGGTAAAATATCTATTATTCCACAGCAAGATGAAATTGATAGTTTGATTGACAGAGCAGAAACGTTGCTGAAAAAAGATAAAAATAATATCGTGATTAAGCAATATTTATCGTCAATGTATTTGAAAAAAGGTGGAAATAAGAATACTTTAAAGGCACAAAAAATAAATGAAGAAAACTTAAAAGATAAAGGAATTACCGATTTTGAAAAATGGAGTGTAACAGGACTATATTATTACCAAATCGGAGAAAAGAAAAAGGCTCAAGAATATTTTAACAAAATTAAAGAAAAATACAAGGAAAAGCCTGCCGTTTATAATTTAATTGAAATAGTGATGATGGATATTGATGTATTAAGAGACAGCAAAAATTTTAGCCAACTTATCGTAGATACTGCAACTAATGAAAAAAAGATGAAAGAAATTCAGGAAATATCTAAAAAACAAGTTGAAAAAATGAAAATAGTTAAAGATTTCTTTCAATCAGAAGAAAGTAAAAGAGAATTTGGTGTTGTAGATGAGTTAGTTTACTCTTTTGATTTATTATTAAATCTTTCAAAAATTAATGAGATAATGCAAAAAGATTTGAAACAGGATGGAGAATTTAAAATAAAAACTATAAGAGAAGCAACTGATTATTATTTAAAAAATATTGCAAATAATGAAAAAATGACAGAAGATTCAATAAAATACAATATAATATTGGAAAATATGTATTTGAGAATAATGGTAATATTAGTGTCAGATGATGAAAAAGAAAGTGCAGAATTTTCAAAAAAATTAGAAAAAAGTAAACTTTATAGAATATTTGAAAAACTATAAAAATAAGTATAAAAAAATTGCTTAAAAATCAAATATGAAAAGGAGAGAAAATGAGAACAGCAATTTATTGCGTAAGTAAAAACGGATATAAAACTTGTTTAAAAGTAAAAGAAAATGTGTACAATAATTTGCATATTTACGTATCAGGAAGAGTAGCTAACTTGCTAAATCTTGAAAATGAAAATAACGAAAATTTAATTGTAATAAATGAAAGAGTGCCAATTTTGCTGGAAAAGACATTTAATAAATATGATTTACACATATTTGTCGCAGCGACTGGAGCAGTTGTGAGAATTATTGAAGGAAAATTTAAAAGCAAGGATACTGACCCAGCAGTTATAACGATTGATGATCACGCTAATTTTGTGATTTCATTGCTTTCGGGACATCTTGGAGGGGCAAATGAAGAATGTAAAAAAATTGCGAATGGAATTGGAGCGATTCCAGTAATTACAACAGCATCTGATGTTGGTGGAAAAATAGCGGTTGATACACTATCACAAAAAATCAAAGCCAAATTAAATGATTTGGATGGAGCAAAGAGAGTAACTTCGTTAATTGTAAATGGAGAAAATGTAAGCCTTCATTTACCAAAAAATATTGTAAATCACGATGAAAATAGTGCTGGAGCAATAATTGTGTCAAATAGAAAAAATATTGAAATCTCAAAAATTATTCCACAGAATATTTTTATTGGTATTGGATGCAAAAGAGGAGTTAGCAAGGAACACATTATCGAAAAACTAAAATATGCAATGGATAAACAGAATTTGGAGCTTTCAGCTATAAAAATGGCAGGATCTGCATGGGTAAAATCTGATGAAATAGGACTTCTTGAAGCAATGGAAGAGCTTGATATTCCAATAAAATTTTTTAAAAAGGAAGAAATTTTGAAACTGGAAGATTTGATTGAAGAAAAATCGGAATACGTAAAAAAAACTATTGGAGTTTATGGAGTTTCTGAGCCTTGTGCATTTCTTGCTTCCAGCGGGAAAGGAGCATTTTTAGCAAAAAAAATAAAACTGGATGGTATGACATTGTCGATTTTTGAAGAGGATTCGAGAAGTGTATAATTTGAAGTTTTAAAATAAAACTAGTAATTTTTGAATTTTGATAAAATTGATAAATTTTTTAATAATTATTGTATACTCAAACTTCTCTAAAGTCAAACTATGAAAATAACGGTTATAAATTTTTTTTACAGTGAAAAAAATTGATTTATAGTTTGATTTTAAAGGGGTTTGAGGATATTTTAAAAATAAACAAAAAATAAGGAGAGAAAAAATGAACAAAAATGGAAAAATTTATGTAGTAGGAATTGGGCCTGGAAAAAAGGCAGATATGACTTTTAAGGCTTATGAAGCAATGGAAAAAAGTGATATAATCGTTGGGTACAAAACTTATACTGACTTGATTAAAGAATATTTTCCAAATACGGAAATAAAAAGTTCAAGTATGATGAAGGAAGTTGACAGATGTATCGAAGTTCTAGAGCTTGCAAAATCTGGGAAAAATGTAGCTTTGATTAGTAGCGGAGATGCTGGAGTATACGGTATGGCTGGAATTATGTATGAAGTTGTTGATGAAAAGGACGATGTAGAAATTGAAGTAATCCCAGGAATTACTGCGGCAAATGCTGCAGCTGCAATCGTTGGAGCACCAATTATGCACGATTATGTAACAATTAGCTTAAGTAATCTTTTAACAGACTGGGAATTAATAAAAAAACGTATTGAACTCGCAGCACAAGGTGATTTTATCATAAGTTTATACAATCCAAAAAGCAAAGGCAGAACAACACAAATTGTTGAAGCACAAGAAATTATGTTAAAATACAAATCAAAAGATACTCCAGTTGCAATTGTAAGAAATGCTGGACGTGAAACTGAAGAGCATGAAATTACAACACTTGAGAAAATGCTTGACTCTGAAATAAATATGCTTACAATTGTATTAATTGGAAATTCAAATACTTTTGTGAAAAAAGGGAAAATAGTTACACCTAGAGGGTATGAGAAGAAATATGAATACTAGTGTAAAATAGTAAAAATTAATAAAAAATATTGAAAGATTGTCTCTAAAATTAAATGACATTCTAAAATCAAGAAAAGTAAAAAATAAAACAATCGGACTATCTAAACTATAAAATTATCAGATAGTCCTCTTCAATATTGTTATTTTTATTCACTAATTTCTCACAAGACTTGCATTAATTATAGCATACAGGTTTTTCGCATCTTTTTCAAATTTTACGCTATACTTATAACCTTTTCCAGTTTTTTCTATATTTTCAGGCAGTTTACTCAATTCAAGCCCATTTTCTGTATTAATTAGAATAACTTTTAAATTTTTTATATTTTTTACAGGTTTATTTTTAAAGACTACATTTATATCAAGGTTAATTTGTTTATTTTTCTCAACAAGTATTTTTTCCTTTTCAGTTTCAGATAAATCTGTAACTTTTGGAGAAATTTTTACAATTTCAGGCTTTTCTGGGGCAGCTCCTTCACTGTTTGTAAGAATTAGTATTTTGTCATTTTGTTTTGCCGTATTTGATATTTCAAATACAATTTTTTCAAAATTCTTAATATCCTTTACTTTAACATTTTTTGCTTTCAAATCAAGTGTATTTCCAGTTATGACATCAACAGGTGTAGGTTTATTATCTTTTATGTTTATATTACGACTCCCTCTTCCTCCAAACAGTACACTTTCTTCCCCAAATGTTACTAAATTACCTTCTATTACAATTTTATTATTTATCGCAGAGCCTCTATGGCTATAACCACCATAAACATTACCACCAATTTTAGATTTTCCTTTTATTGTTATTGTATTATTACTTACTACTGAACTTTGTCCAGCACCACCATAGACACTTCCACCTCTTACTGTCTTCACTCCATTTTTTTCCCAATATCCGTTTGTTGCAAGAATACCGCCATTAATAATCACGTGGTTATTTTTTATTTCAGAAAATTTGTTATTGCTGTCTTCTGCTGCTCCAAATACACGCTCAAGAGGTTTTCCGCCAGAATTGATATAGATTGTATTGCCTTCAGAACTTGAGGAAATACCAAATGAATTTTCCAGTTTTTCAAATCCTAATATTTGGATGGATTTACTTTCTTTTGGATAAGTCACTGTTTCTTTTGCAATAAGATTCGTACTCAATATTGTGATCCCTGCCAAAATAATTAACACTTTTTTTAATTGATTTCTGATTTTCATAATATCATCCTCCTAAAAATAAAATATTTTTTCAAAACTATATACTAATCCCAATTTTATTTATTTAATGACAAAGGGGATTGTCTCTTTCTTAAAAAGTATAAATGGTTTAAATAGGAAATTGCATTAAATACATTTTACTCCTAATTAATTTGAATGTCAATTATTAAGTTACTCAAAATATTTTTTTTTATAAAAAAGGTGTATTGTATAATCAAGTGTAACAATTCTGATAAAGTTGTCTCGTCCACTAAAACTGTATATGAAATGATTCATAAAGGACAAATAGATGGAATAAAGCTATATTTGCTTCCAAGACTTGTTAAACTTAAGCCTAGAAAGAAGAAAAATGGTCATAGTAAATCATCCTAAGAAGAACAAAAAAGTTTTAGGAAATTCTATTGAGAAAAGGCCTGAACATATTAACAGCCGTTCAGAAAAAGGGTATTATAAAATTGATGCAGTCAAGGGGAAAAATGGGAAAGAAAAGGAGATACCAAAGATACAGGAAGCATTAAATGGAAGATATAGAAAAATATTTTTTATATTATTTTTACTTTTTTGTTGCACTTGACTTGAGACAATACACCTTTTTATAAAAAAATATAGCTCAACTTCTTCAAAATAAACTAATTTAAATTAGATAAAACTAGGATTTTACTAGAATAATCATAACTTTTGAGTTCACTTTAAAGTAGTTTTGCTATATTTTTCTAATTATTTATGTTTTTTGTATGCTCTAATTCTATTTGGCAGTGAAAATAATTTTATAAATCCTTCAGCGTCTTTATGGCTGTACAATTCACTTGCTCCAAATGACGAAATTTCTTCATCATATAATGCAAAATCAGTAAATCTTCCAGCTATTTTCACACTTCCCTTGTACAATTTCAATTTTATCGTACCTGTCACATTTTTAGAAGTTTTATCTATAAATGCGTCAAGACCTTCCCGTAAAGGTGTGAACCATTGTCCAGAATAAGCTATACTTGCATATTTTTGTGAAATCATTTTTTTAAAGTCAAATGTGTCTTTGTCTAAAATCAATGTTTCCAGATCTTTTAAAGCTTCCATCAGCAATGTTCCACCTGGAGTTTCATAAACTCCTCTTGATTTCATTCCAACCAGTCTATTTTCAACAATATCAATTACTCCGACACCATTTTCTCCAGCGATTTTATTTAGCTTTGTCAATAGTTCCACTGGTTCCAGTTCCTCACCATTTACTTTCACAGGCCATCCCTGTTCAAATGTTATATCTACATAAGTTGGCTTGTCGGGTGCTTTTTCTGGAGGAGTTGTCATCATATAGACAATGTCTTCCTTATGCTCATTTTCAA contains:
- a CDS encoding NAD-binding protein, encoding MFTNREYPAAFMLKHMTKDLKLSNEEIENRKLSLPLIQNTTKNYSEALEQGYGEQDMAAIFEILSKKNN
- the cobJ gene encoding precorrin-3B C(17)-methyltransferase; the encoded protein is MNKNGKIYVVGIGPGKKADMTFKAYEAMEKSDIIVGYKTYTDLIKEYFPNTEIKSSSMMKEVDRCIEVLELAKSGKNVALISSGDAGVYGMAGIMYEVVDEKDDVEIEVIPGITAANAAAAIVGAPIMHDYVTISLSNLLTDWELIKKRIELAAQGDFIISLYNPKSKGRTTQIVEAQEIMLKYKSKDTPVAIVRNAGRETEEHEITTLEKMLDSEINMLTIVLIGNSNTFVKKGKIVTPRGYEKKYEY
- the cbiG gene encoding cobalt-precorrin 5A hydrolase, with product MRTAIYCVSKNGYKTCLKVKENVYNNLHIYVSGRVANLLNLENENNENLIVINERVPILLEKTFNKYDLHIFVAATGAVVRIIEGKFKSKDTDPAVITIDDHANFVISLLSGHLGGANEECKKIANGIGAIPVITTASDVGGKIAVDTLSQKIKAKLNDLDGAKRVTSLIVNGENVSLHLPKNIVNHDENSAGAIIVSNRKNIEISKIIPQNIFIGIGCKRGVSKEHIIEKLKYAMDKQNLELSAIKMAGSAWVKSDEIGLLEAMEELDIPIKFFKKEEILKLEDLIEEKSEYVKKTIGVYGVSEPCAFLASSGKGAFLAKKIKLDGMTLSIFEEDSRSV
- a CDS encoding NUDIX hydrolase → MIATLCYLEKDNKYLMLYRNKKEIDINKGKWIGVGGKLENGETPEQCLVREVWEETGYKLNTYKYRGIVIFNYNEDEPLFIYVYTSSDFSGVEKECDEGDLKWIPKDEVLNLELWEGDKIFLKLLFENSPFFYLTLDYENDNVINSKLEFKQKYSCFEVFVPENYVEKIVENLQRYSLLTEGFYADVYSTTDTVGHWKTLEGGNPFDGEVGKASIANEKIMRFRVKTDFEELAYHLVKEAHPYETPVINVFRMEV
- a CDS encoding argininosuccinate synthase, giving the protein MAKEKVVLAYSGGLDTSIIIPWLKENYDLEVIACCVNVGQEEDMEAVKVKAIESGASKVYVEDKKAEFVKDYAFRALRAGAVYENKYLLGTSFARPLISKVLVEVAHKEGATYICHGCTGKGNDQVRFETGVFSLDPTLKILAPWRMWDISSREDAIDYAQKNDIKITVTKEKIYSRDQNLWHISHEGGDIEGLENEHKEDIVYMMTTPPEKAPDKPTYVDITFEQGWPVKVNGEELEPVELLTKLNKIAGENGVGVIDIVENRLVGMKSRGVYETPGGTLLMEALKDLETLILDKDTFDFKKMISQKYASIAYSGQWFTPLREGLDAFIDKTSKNVTGTIKLKLYKGSVKIAGRFTDFALYDEEISSFGASELYSHKDAEGFIKLFSLPNRIRAYKKHK
- a CDS encoding DUF488 domain-containing protein produces the protein MNRLNWKRIYEEPEKNDGFRVFVDRLWARGIKKEDAKIDYWAKEITPTKELREDYHKGRINFETFSAGYLNELEKNPDFDKFLQKIKTELISKNVTMVFASKIPEISHIPILKKYLENKL